From a single Planctellipticum variicoloris genomic region:
- a CDS encoding terpene cyclase/mutase family protein: MGSGRMGSAAEIMDDLVPASRRAENPVSSERLQRSIDRARNCLLSRQTPEGYWVAELEGDTILESEYVLLLAFLGRGQSAEAKAAAAYILDQQCPHGGWAMFPGGPLEISGSVKAYLALKITGHSADSDFMVRARRAILAAGGIEKVNSFTRYYLAMLGLIPYNRCPAVPPEMILLPDWAPFNIYEMSSWSRTIVIPLSLLWAFQPETRLPESHRIDELYASPDRQFPRHVEGVNHEADVGRLVSWTRFFRAVDSSIKFCERMGWKPLRKRALQQCEQWIVERLEGSDGLGAIFPPIIWSIIGLRCLGYADDHPVVQSQFVELDKLCILENDKLRLQPCKSPVWDTAIAVIALRDAGVPRQHPAIAKSIQWLLDREIRRRGDWARLRPDVEASGWAFEFNNEFYPDFDDTCMVLIALSRCLPEEFGSEWTADLLETPGQDTEIVLRSRCDDPKQTVADWERVRPMLQAIRRGVQWLRAMQSKDGGWGAFDADNTKEFLTKVPFADHNAMIDPSWADITARIVESLACVGVPMSEPFIQRALQFVWDHQEPDHSWFGRWGVNYIYGTWQVLVGLRLAGIPLADPRIRGAVEWLKQMQQPCGGWGETALTYDKPELRGTGNPTPSQTAWAVLGLMAAGETESEAVRRGIGYLVGTQRGDGDWDEVDFTGTGFPRVFYLRYHGYRLYFPLMALGRYATARNVE; encoded by the coding sequence ATGGGTTCAGGACGGATGGGCTCTGCCGCAGAAATCATGGATGATCTCGTCCCCGCGTCGCGTCGCGCCGAGAATCCGGTCAGTTCCGAGCGATTGCAGCGGTCCATCGACCGGGCTCGCAACTGCCTCCTGAGCCGGCAGACCCCGGAGGGGTACTGGGTGGCGGAGCTGGAAGGAGACACGATCCTCGAATCGGAGTACGTCCTGCTGCTGGCGTTTCTGGGACGCGGACAGTCGGCCGAAGCCAAAGCCGCCGCGGCGTACATCCTCGATCAACAATGTCCGCACGGCGGCTGGGCGATGTTTCCCGGCGGGCCGCTGGAAATCAGCGGTTCCGTGAAAGCCTACCTGGCGCTCAAAATCACCGGCCACTCCGCGGACTCGGACTTCATGGTTCGCGCGCGGCGGGCGATCCTGGCGGCCGGGGGGATCGAGAAGGTCAACAGCTTCACCCGCTACTACCTGGCGATGCTGGGGCTGATTCCCTACAACCGCTGCCCGGCCGTCCCCCCTGAGATGATCCTGCTCCCCGATTGGGCGCCGTTCAATATCTACGAAATGTCGTCCTGGTCCCGGACGATTGTGATTCCGCTGAGCCTGCTCTGGGCGTTCCAGCCGGAGACGCGATTGCCGGAGTCACACCGGATCGATGAGCTGTACGCCAGCCCTGACCGCCAGTTCCCGCGCCACGTGGAAGGCGTGAACCATGAGGCCGACGTCGGCCGGCTGGTGAGCTGGACCCGGTTCTTCCGCGCAGTCGATAGTTCCATCAAGTTTTGTGAACGGATGGGTTGGAAGCCGCTGCGGAAGCGGGCGCTCCAGCAATGCGAGCAGTGGATCGTCGAAAGGCTTGAAGGGAGCGACGGTCTGGGGGCGATCTTTCCGCCGATCATCTGGAGCATCATCGGCCTGAGGTGCCTGGGCTACGCCGACGATCACCCCGTCGTTCAGAGTCAATTCGTCGAGCTGGACAAGTTGTGCATCCTGGAAAACGACAAGTTGCGGCTGCAGCCGTGCAAGTCTCCAGTCTGGGATACGGCGATCGCGGTGATTGCGCTGCGGGATGCCGGGGTGCCGCGGCAGCATCCGGCAATCGCCAAGTCGATCCAGTGGCTGCTGGACCGGGAAATTCGACGGCGCGGGGACTGGGCGCGGCTGCGGCCGGATGTCGAAGCTTCGGGCTGGGCGTTCGAATTCAACAACGAGTTCTATCCCGACTTCGACGACACCTGCATGGTCCTGATCGCGCTCAGCCGGTGTCTGCCCGAAGAATTCGGCTCCGAATGGACCGCGGACCTGCTGGAGACGCCGGGGCAGGACACGGAAATCGTGCTGCGGAGCCGGTGCGACGATCCGAAGCAGACCGTCGCCGACTGGGAACGAGTCCGACCGATGCTGCAGGCGATTCGCCGCGGCGTGCAATGGCTCAGAGCGATGCAGAGCAAGGATGGCGGCTGGGGGGCGTTCGACGCGGACAATACCAAGGAGTTCCTGACCAAGGTCCCCTTCGCCGATCACAACGCGATGATCGATCCAAGCTGGGCGGACATTACGGCGAGAATCGTGGAATCGCTGGCATGCGTCGGCGTGCCGATGAGCGAACCGTTCATTCAGCGGGCGCTGCAGTTCGTGTGGGATCACCAGGAGCCGGATCATAGCTGGTTTGGCCGCTGGGGCGTAAATTACATCTACGGCACATGGCAGGTGCTGGTCGGACTGCGGCTGGCGGGGATTCCGTTGGCTGACCCGCGCATTCGAGGCGCAGTCGAGTGGCTGAAGCAAATGCAGCAGCCGTGCGGCGGCTGGGGCGAGACGGCATTGACCTACGACAAGCCGGAACTGCGCGGTACCGGGAATCCGACCCCCTCGCAGACGGCCTGGGCGGTCCTGGGATTAATGGCGGCGGGAGAAACCGAGTCGGAAGCGGTCCGCCGCGGGATTGGCTATCTCGTCGGTACGCAGCGTGGCGACGGCGACTGGGACGAAGTCGACTTCACGGGGACCGGCTTCCCGCGGGTGTTTTACCTGCGGTATCACGGCTATCGCCTGTACTTCCCGCTGATGGCCCTGGGACGGTACGCGACGGCGCGGAATGTCGAATAA
- a CDS encoding 6-phosphofructokinase — translation MRRIGILTAGGDTPALNATIFGAVERANALRIEVVGIIRGFAGIVDPRVPHVRLNPLFTTIPELDPTKGGTLLGASRTYIDPDQVDLIGEMTPRIQALELEGLICIGGDGTINGMQPLSELFPCVLAPKTIDNDLGLNYIDEPNEWAREEHHAGGKATYFKTPQRESIELEDIINFATPGYATAVFVVTQGIERIRTTAESHRRIAIIEVMGRDSGYIPLGSAYGQPDIVLLPEFPLDMDHLEERVATLYDLQKHVVIVVGEGVRDSEGRQLGAATKSYDPAGNVIYSGAAEELKRLLAARFGDDYFGSRRQHESADSAIFTRKVGHTQRGGRPILFDRFYATQLGGKAVDLLQQGQNNSVATLQWSKTNGFYLDSIPANKLRDRWKRIHPRHVHPSLYDAKRFQPSRLGKEYLMTMLTNAIGADDIEVIRSDLFSPGKLSTRYQSINIDIQRRIETIKTK, via the coding sequence ATGCGACGGATCGGCATCCTGACAGCAGGCGGCGACACGCCGGCCCTCAACGCCACGATCTTCGGGGCCGTCGAACGGGCCAACGCCCTCCGGATTGAAGTCGTCGGAATCATTCGGGGCTTCGCGGGGATCGTCGATCCCCGCGTCCCCCACGTCCGGCTTAATCCGCTGTTCACAACCATTCCCGAACTGGATCCCACCAAGGGAGGGACGCTTCTCGGGGCTTCGCGAACCTACATTGACCCCGATCAGGTCGACTTGATCGGCGAGATGACGCCGCGAATTCAGGCTCTGGAGCTGGAAGGTCTGATCTGCATCGGCGGCGACGGCACGATCAACGGCATGCAGCCCCTCTCCGAACTCTTCCCCTGCGTGCTGGCGCCCAAGACGATCGACAACGATCTGGGGCTGAACTATATCGATGAACCGAACGAGTGGGCCCGCGAAGAACACCACGCCGGCGGTAAAGCCACCTACTTCAAGACGCCTCAGCGCGAATCCATCGAACTCGAAGACATCATCAATTTTGCCACTCCGGGCTACGCCACTGCGGTCTTCGTCGTGACGCAGGGCATCGAACGCATCCGGACGACCGCCGAGAGCCATCGCCGGATCGCCATCATCGAGGTGATGGGGCGAGATTCGGGATATATTCCGCTGGGCTCGGCCTACGGTCAGCCCGACATCGTCCTGCTCCCCGAGTTCCCGCTCGACATGGATCATCTCGAAGAGCGCGTCGCCACGCTCTACGACCTCCAGAAACACGTGGTGATCGTCGTCGGCGAAGGGGTCCGCGATTCCGAAGGCCGACAACTCGGGGCCGCCACGAAGAGCTACGATCCCGCCGGCAACGTGATCTACAGCGGCGCGGCCGAGGAACTCAAACGGCTGCTCGCCGCCCGCTTCGGCGACGACTACTTCGGCAGCCGCCGCCAGCACGAATCGGCAGACTCGGCCATCTTCACCCGCAAAGTCGGCCACACGCAGCGCGGCGGACGCCCGATTCTGTTTGACCGTTTTTACGCTACGCAGCTCGGCGGCAAAGCGGTCGACCTGCTGCAACAGGGCCAGAACAACTCTGTCGCTACGCTCCAGTGGTCGAAAACGAACGGCTTTTATCTGGATTCCATTCCCGCCAACAAGCTCCGCGATCGGTGGAAGCGGATTCACCCTCGCCACGTCCACCCGTCGCTCTACGACGCCAAGCGTTTTCAGCCCTCCCGCCTGGGAAAGGAGTATCTGATGACGATGCTCACCAACGCCATCGGCGCTGACGACATCGAAGTCATCCGCAGCGACCTCTTCAGCCCCGGCAAGCTCTCCACGCGCTATCAAAGCATCAATATCGACATCCAGCGCCGGATCGAAACCATCAAGACCAAGTAG
- a CDS encoding WD40 repeat domain-containing protein — protein MCSPAVRRPVVLAVLALLFVSPAPRLRAQSLFNDDAGEFRARIERQLIERRYTELEETASRLRRERPTFLTGRPQSLDFYEALTEVKDADGRRQQRQLDDRLQHLEAWHAAQPSPTTRLVLATALRQAAWTARGSGFANTITPEAVQRMKDAVRRAEVLLKEAEPDLRDAPSADAFLYYTWMGIGVLDGYPEPRMRELLGRALACDPWFISAIDVMCQYLLPRWYGEEGDLLRLANDLTDQTREKTGEMTYAVVALSALNFGEIREPADDGFQWSRVRQGLRDWLKPASDSPYRWSLLAYWAHLADDHPTAQEAMTQLRGRWHSKVFSRQVDFLRTETWAAATPAEPQDTVVVEFGPRPLMDVVFVRNGTAFIPGTRETQVQLRSSENGSLIQTIPVDTGRVERLAADAAGPMVLFTSPGWSETRVSILDLDSGEHAAFGSQSGRISSLALSANQQYVVMGNHAGSLRRWENAERPIPFEWPSGQNQQIADLAISPDARLLAAVAGRQLMVWNLASREHVRNWDAHPSGLRAIAWSPAAPPLIATAGRGNQVRLWDASEGKELASFFGGNASIESLAFTPDGKHLVGGTMSTEKPQIPGEVILWNVETRKPVKTFSGHRLGIWKVVISPDGQKIASASEDGTVRIWPVPKD, from the coding sequence ATGTGCAGTCCTGCCGTCCGTCGCCCCGTAGTCCTTGCCGTCCTGGCGCTGCTGTTCGTCAGTCCCGCTCCCCGCCTCCGCGCCCAGTCTCTCTTCAACGACGACGCCGGCGAGTTTCGCGCCCGCATCGAACGCCAGCTCATCGAGCGCCGGTATACGGAACTCGAGGAAACGGCGTCCCGCCTCCGTCGCGAACGTCCGACTTTCCTCACCGGTCGACCGCAGTCGCTCGATTTCTACGAAGCCCTCACCGAAGTCAAAGACGCCGATGGCCGACGTCAACAGCGGCAACTCGACGACCGGTTGCAGCATCTCGAAGCCTGGCACGCCGCACAGCCCTCGCCCACCACGCGGCTGGTACTCGCGACTGCGTTGCGACAGGCGGCCTGGACCGCCCGCGGCTCCGGATTTGCCAATACCATCACGCCGGAAGCCGTGCAACGCATGAAGGACGCCGTCCGCCGCGCCGAAGTGCTGCTCAAAGAAGCCGAACCGGACCTCCGCGACGCCCCTTCTGCCGACGCCTTTCTCTATTACACATGGATGGGCATCGGCGTCTTGGACGGATACCCCGAACCGCGGATGCGAGAACTGCTCGGCCGGGCCCTTGCCTGCGATCCTTGGTTTATCAGCGCCATCGACGTCATGTGCCAGTATTTGCTGCCGCGTTGGTACGGCGAGGAAGGCGACCTTCTTCGACTCGCCAACGATCTGACCGATCAGACCCGCGAGAAGACAGGGGAAATGACCTATGCCGTCGTCGCACTGAGCGCTCTGAATTTCGGCGAGATCCGCGAACCGGCCGACGACGGCTTTCAATGGTCTCGCGTGCGCCAGGGTCTCCGCGACTGGCTGAAGCCTGCCTCCGACTCCCCGTATCGCTGGTCGCTTCTCGCGTACTGGGCACACCTGGCCGACGATCACCCCACGGCTCAGGAGGCCATGACGCAACTGCGGGGCCGCTGGCACAGCAAAGTCTTCAGCCGACAGGTCGACTTTCTGCGAACTGAAACCTGGGCCGCCGCTACGCCTGCCGAGCCCCAGGACACGGTAGTCGTCGAGTTCGGGCCGCGACCGTTGATGGACGTCGTCTTTGTTCGCAATGGAACAGCGTTCATCCCCGGGACGCGGGAAACCCAAGTGCAGCTTCGGTCCAGCGAAAACGGGTCACTCATCCAGACCATTCCCGTCGACACTGGTCGGGTCGAGCGGTTGGCCGCGGACGCGGCTGGCCCCATGGTCCTCTTCACGTCGCCCGGATGGAGCGAAACGCGAGTTTCCATCCTCGATCTCGATTCGGGCGAACATGCCGCGTTCGGTTCGCAGAGTGGCCGGATTTCCTCCCTTGCGCTCTCGGCAAATCAGCAGTACGTCGTCATGGGCAATCACGCAGGCTCCCTCCGCCGCTGGGAGAACGCCGAGCGACCGATTCCTTTCGAATGGCCTTCCGGCCAGAATCAGCAGATCGCCGATCTCGCGATCTCCCCCGATGCCCGCCTCCTCGCCGCCGTCGCCGGTCGCCAGCTCATGGTCTGGAATCTCGCCTCACGCGAACATGTCCGCAACTGGGATGCTCACCCCTCCGGACTCCGCGCCATCGCCTGGTCGCCCGCCGCACCACCGCTCATCGCGACGGCCGGTCGCGGCAATCAAGTCAGATTGTGGGACGCCAGCGAGGGCAAAGAACTTGCGAGTTTCTTCGGCGGCAATGCCTCAATCGAATCGCTGGCCTTCACGCCCGACGGCAAGCACCTCGTCGGCGGCACCATGTCCACCGAAAAGCCTCAGATTCCCGGCGAAGTGATCCTCTGGAATGTGGAAACCCGGAAACCCGTCAAAACGTTCTCGGGACATCGCCTGGGAATCTGGAAAGTGGTCATCTCCCCCGACGGCCAGAAAATCGCTTCCGCCAGCGAAGACGGCACCGTCCGCATCTGGCCAGTGCCGAAGGACTAA